In the genome of Blastopirellula marina, one region contains:
- a CDS encoding glycosyltransferase family 4 protein, translating into MRILFFSHYFPPEVNAPATRTFEHCAQWVSAGHDVTVITCAPNCPDGVVYEGYRNRFWSQTEEVQGIKVVRVWSYVAPNAGTIRRILNFVSYMISAVLASLWLKRPDVIIATSPQFFCGWAGVIASKLRWTKFVLEIRDIWPESIEVVGAMRSKSLLRFLEFLERRMYLAADHIVAVGEGYRQKIIEKVPVADRTSVVMNGVDLKAYVPQSPDAAFKHKWNLDDKFVCSYIGTIGMAHGLDVVIRAAKLLAEKGRDDIRFLLVGDGAVREKLQHEAKEANVDSIVIFTGRMPKSEMPTVLASSDVCLIHLRGVELFGTVIPSKIFETMAMCRPMIMGVRGEACDMVLAAGAGVEMEPDNEASLLAGIEPLADNREMTSDLGISGRDYVKQNFDRKVLATRMLKTLHEVCGIEWSASEEVTTQAEFVVERT; encoded by the coding sequence GTTCGAGCATTGTGCGCAGTGGGTGTCCGCCGGACATGATGTTACGGTCATTACATGTGCTCCCAATTGCCCGGACGGCGTTGTCTACGAGGGGTATCGAAATAGATTTTGGTCGCAAACCGAAGAAGTGCAGGGGATTAAGGTTGTTCGTGTATGGTCCTATGTCGCACCCAATGCGGGTACCATTCGACGAATACTGAATTTTGTTTCCTACATGATCAGTGCAGTTCTGGCCTCGCTATGGCTCAAACGGCCTGACGTTATCATCGCAACCTCGCCGCAGTTCTTTTGCGGCTGGGCTGGTGTCATTGCATCGAAGTTGCGGTGGACCAAGTTTGTTCTTGAAATCCGTGATATTTGGCCCGAGTCCATTGAAGTCGTCGGGGCAATGCGTAGTAAATCACTACTTCGATTCCTTGAGTTTCTCGAGCGTCGGATGTACTTGGCAGCGGATCATATCGTGGCCGTAGGTGAGGGATATCGCCAAAAAATTATTGAGAAAGTCCCTGTTGCCGATCGGACATCTGTCGTGATGAACGGCGTTGATTTGAAAGCATATGTCCCCCAATCGCCAGATGCAGCTTTCAAGCACAAATGGAATTTGGATGATAAATTCGTTTGCTCCTATATTGGGACCATCGGAATGGCCCACGGGTTAGACGTCGTAATTAGGGCAGCCAAATTGTTAGCCGAAAAGGGACGGGATGATATTCGCTTTCTGTTAGTAGGTGATGGGGCTGTTCGTGAAAAACTACAACACGAGGCCAAGGAAGCAAACGTCGATTCGATCGTCATTTTCACTGGTCGAATGCCAAAATCCGAAATGCCGACCGTTTTGGCAAGTTCTGATGTTTGTCTTATTCATCTGCGTGGAGTTGAGTTGTTCGGGACAGTGATTCCGTCCAAGATTTTTGAGACGATGGCCATGTGTCGCCCCATGATTATGGGAGTTCGCGGTGAAGCGTGTGACATGGTTCTTGCTGCAGGCGCCGGTGTTGAAATGGAGCCCGACAACGAAGCGTCTTTACTCGCTGGAATCGAGCCGCTTGCCGATAATCGTGAAATGACAAGCGATTTGGGCATTTCTGGAAGAGATTACGTCAAGCAAAACTTCGACCGTAAAGTTTTGGCCACTCGTATGCTGAAAACGCTTCACGAAGTGTGCGGGATCGAGTGGTCTGCAAGCGAAGAAGTCACAACGCAGGCCGAGTTCGTGGTGGAGCGAACGTAA
- a CDS encoding alginate lyase family protein gives MSELEAQLTTSALEEQAARFVQELIDSKFQGARSKHVQLLERWWCILRYHEKSQLARRLGKVLAKRIPAIGTERAFGEVRQEDLSVREGIDWQSFIKRQLKRNSLYDDSAVQRLADRRFRFLNHELDFGPQIDWKLTSRQGTPHLWRFHLHYHEFLLKFIRDGHFNQDGSLEAAWSIVEDWIQNCPIGDPASQSDAWHPFCISRRLPVWCMLWHFCPPNDALKSQILRSMYQQASFLAKNLEKDLGGNHLLENARGLAFAGAFFDEHVGNSFWQSASRILEDELPRQVLRHGEHFELSPMYHSLMLSAVLDVRDLSRSFDPQAFSVCDDASTAMLKFLESIVHPDGEIPLLSDSAFGESPSPSELKDRIAEGDKDVPNSDRTEASVIGQYWRWRDENDYILFDAGLAAPDHLPAHGHSDLLNLEASIGGYRLIVDSGVFDYEDSDMRNYCRSSRAHSVLQVDNEEQCDAWSKFRMGRRGKTSPLKSGVEHEFHWAAATHDAYRHLAVPELGRLVACRHGGPWIVLDWAKTSGEHSYVNRLHLAPEVRLGAQDNNGIDLQLPNMTLKLSLLGKGELSTSATWYCPEFGKRIARPMVEARFNGSSTCVTGWCIQKADCSQQVILESDSDDSPIVFISEQGRHTCWRPFDQL, from the coding sequence ATGAGTGAATTAGAGGCACAGCTAACAACAAGTGCGTTGGAAGAACAAGCCGCTCGGTTTGTGCAGGAACTTATCGATTCGAAGTTTCAAGGCGCGCGATCAAAACACGTTCAGCTGCTGGAAAGATGGTGGTGTATTTTACGCTATCACGAGAAGTCGCAATTGGCCCGCCGGCTCGGCAAAGTGCTTGCCAAGCGAATCCCAGCAATTGGAACGGAACGCGCGTTCGGAGAAGTAAGGCAAGAAGATCTGTCGGTAAGAGAGGGGATCGACTGGCAGTCATTCATTAAGCGGCAATTGAAACGCAATTCGTTGTACGACGATTCAGCAGTTCAGCGATTAGCAGATAGGCGATTTCGTTTCCTAAATCACGAACTCGATTTTGGTCCCCAAATCGACTGGAAACTGACTAGTCGCCAAGGAACCCCTCACTTATGGCGTTTTCATCTTCATTATCATGAATTCCTGCTGAAGTTCATTCGTGATGGTCATTTCAATCAAGACGGTTCACTTGAAGCGGCATGGTCAATTGTCGAAGATTGGATACAGAACTGTCCAATAGGAGACCCGGCAAGTCAATCGGATGCTTGGCATCCCTTCTGCATTTCACGCCGCCTTCCCGTGTGGTGTATGCTATGGCATTTTTGCCCGCCCAATGATGCATTGAAGTCGCAGATTCTACGAAGTATGTATCAACAAGCGAGCTTCCTCGCAAAGAATCTTGAAAAGGACTTGGGAGGAAATCATCTCCTCGAAAATGCACGCGGGCTGGCGTTCGCTGGCGCGTTCTTTGATGAACATGTTGGAAATTCGTTTTGGCAATCAGCAAGTCGTATCTTGGAGGATGAACTTCCGCGGCAGGTACTTCGGCATGGTGAGCATTTCGAGCTATCGCCGATGTACCATAGCTTGATGTTGTCGGCTGTGCTTGACGTTCGCGATCTCTCACGTTCATTTGATCCTCAGGCATTTTCTGTGTGTGACGACGCATCAACTGCGATGCTGAAGTTCTTGGAATCCATTGTGCATCCCGATGGGGAGATTCCTTTACTCAGTGATTCCGCATTTGGTGAATCCCCTTCACCATCTGAGTTGAAAGATCGAATCGCAGAAGGCGACAAAGACGTGCCGAATTCCGATAGAACGGAAGCCTCAGTTATCGGGCAGTATTGGCGCTGGCGAGATGAAAATGACTATATCCTATTCGATGCTGGTTTGGCGGCTCCGGATCATCTGCCTGCCCACGGCCATAGTGACTTACTCAACTTAGAGGCCTCGATTGGTGGTTATCGATTGATCGTGGACAGTGGTGTCTTTGACTACGAAGACAGCGATATGCGAAATTATTGTCGCTCGTCCAGGGCACACAGCGTCCTTCAGGTCGACAACGAAGAGCAATGCGACGCATGGTCCAAGTTCCGGATGGGACGCCGAGGGAAGACGTCACCACTGAAGTCTGGAGTGGAACATGAGTTCCATTGGGCAGCGGCAACCCATGATGCCTACCGGCATCTAGCCGTGCCTGAATTAGGGCGATTGGTGGCGTGTCGACACGGCGGCCCATGGATTGTACTCGATTGGGCGAAGACCTCCGGTGAGCACTCCTATGTGAATCGTCTTCACCTTGCGCCTGAAGTTAGACTCGGCGCTCAGGATAATAACGGTATTGATCTTCAACTGCCAAACATGACCTTGAAGCTTTCGCTATTGGGAAAAGGTGAACTTTCTACCTCGGCAACTTGGTATTGTCCGGAATTTGGAAAGCGAATTGCACGTCCTATGGTCGAAGCAAGATTTAATGGTTCTTCCACTTGTGTGACGGGATGGTGCATCCAGAAAGCGGATTGTTCGCAGCAGGTAATTCTTGAGTCTGATAGCGACGATTCCCCTATCGTTTTTATCTCGGAACAAGGGCGTCATACTTGTTGGCGACCCTTTGACCAATTGTAA
- the wecB gene encoding non-hydrolyzing UDP-N-acetylglucosamine 2-epimerase produces MKKLRLACVVGARPNFMKMAPLLRAFEAYPQVETVLIHTGQHYDRNLSDVFFEELGIKHPDVSLNVGSGSHGVQTAQIIEKIEQVLQDASAEGTPFDRLIVVGDVNSTMAATLASVKLGIPVAHVEAGLRSFDRTMPEEINRIVTDALSDMLLVSEPSGIENLKQEGKPEEQLYLVGNVMIDTLMHLLPKARQSDVLSRYELQPSQYGLVTLHRPANVDDPKILESLLDVLIDISKRLKLIFPIHPRTEKRLTDFGLLDKVKSADAIVLAPPLGYLDFLALSSQAKVIVTDSGGLQEESTVLGVPCLTLRPNTERPCTTEGGTSTLIGNDAALLNQCLEDVLEGRYKNGTAPKVWDGKAAERIASVIVERC; encoded by the coding sequence TTGAAAAAGCTACGCCTTGCCTGTGTTGTTGGAGCACGTCCGAACTTCATGAAGATGGCGCCTTTGCTGCGCGCTTTCGAGGCCTATCCCCAAGTTGAAACCGTGCTCATTCATACAGGCCAGCACTACGATCGAAACCTGTCTGATGTCTTTTTTGAGGAACTCGGCATCAAGCACCCTGATGTTTCTTTGAATGTCGGTTCGGGAAGTCATGGCGTACAAACGGCTCAGATCATCGAGAAGATTGAACAAGTACTTCAGGACGCATCGGCGGAAGGAACCCCTTTTGATCGTCTGATCGTTGTGGGCGATGTCAATTCGACAATGGCGGCGACGCTTGCTTCGGTTAAGTTGGGCATTCCTGTAGCGCACGTGGAGGCGGGACTGCGTAGTTTTGATCGCACGATGCCAGAAGAGATAAACCGAATCGTTACCGACGCGCTCTCAGACATGTTGCTCGTATCAGAGCCATCAGGGATCGAGAACCTAAAACAGGAAGGAAAGCCTGAAGAGCAACTGTATTTGGTAGGTAATGTAATGATCGATACGTTGATGCATCTTTTGCCAAAAGCAAGGCAGAGCGATGTTCTCTCGCGGTACGAATTGCAACCAAGTCAGTATGGACTGGTGACCTTGCATCGCCCCGCTAATGTCGATGATCCCAAGATTTTGGAATCGTTGCTTGATGTGCTGATTGATATCTCAAAACGTTTGAAGTTGATATTTCCAATTCATCCTCGTACCGAGAAACGTCTCACGGACTTCGGATTGCTTGATAAAGTCAAATCGGCCGATGCGATTGTGCTAGCGCCTCCTCTGGGCTATCTCGATTTCCTGGCATTGTCATCGCAGGCCAAAGTGATTGTGACCGACTCTGGTGGACTTCAAGAAGAAAGCACCGTCTTAGGCGTTCCATGTTTAACGCTCCGGCCAAACACCGAACGTCCCTGCACGACAGAAGGGGGGACAAGCACACTGATTGGCAACGACGCTGCGCTGCTTAACCAGTGCTTGGAAGATGTGCTGGAGGGCCGTTACAAGAACGGGACGGCGCCCAAAGTATGGGATGGTAAAGCGGCGGAGCGGATTGCAAGCGTGATTGTGGAGCGGTGCTGA
- a CDS encoding tetratricopeptide repeat protein: MRTLNIRLLLMLLAGVVVFGGIFHGIHLYQSSKLGDAFLRAAERAKAEEDYSGAIQNIQKYIVLKPNDPEALAELGLLLSTYGNAKQAFFTLERALRRDETRTDVRRELVSVAVKVGRYSDAQTHLSDYLLKESPKDGELLLLLARCQFASGEYSKAANSLDSAIENAPSLLEAYHLQVQILRGPLERRSAALDVLDQMVEANPASIEAYVTRGEYLLQHKNEPEVLAAYSDVGNEEDGTLGYEPAVISQAASDSQKALELDSESLGANLLAARCAQAEKRFEEANGYLTKAMQLFPNFPITYTILAELEIQQDDTEGAIEWLNKGINVVDEKSDLLWNLANILIDQGKIDQANDAINQLANTEHPKSTVNFLRARLAVSKGEWLAAVRQLEPLRPALTQWPDLAKQVEFQLGTCYRQLGKTDLQLTAFRRAATIDPFWLPARLGVAQGLLALGRIDEAYQEFEYAVRLPGATTLVLLDLARLNILRNLQRNPDQRNWEASEQILSSIEKGTPNSIAVPILRAEMLVAKGETQNAEQVLMEAKNTHPDEADLWMTLVALALRRNELSKAESILDDAKQQLGDGPALRLAEGRLAALSNKETAGDKLRTLADNVNDFDPSEVLLLTRGLANLALAISDFELAEELCVELSKLDPNNLSIQLLLFDLALLGDRKSILEEALGSIKRIEGDGPLWRYGEAVRLTVEGRGEDGDASALATAEIHLAEARISRPSWSRIPLLMAEIDDMQDDTDNAVRHYLEAIELGERNPKAISRLVSLLYKQKRYVEADQVIRRLQEQKSPFSGDMVRMAADISLRLDDFDRAIEIAQEAAENSSEFRDHLWLAQVLGVLGRDEESEAKFRYAIELAPDTPDVWIGYVGFLARSGQEAKAQQVIAEAEKRLPPDQVALTLASCFESLKQLESAEQQYKEAIGEAPSDIQVLRRIAGFYLSQGNAAAALPYLEKIIAQSDQANDEDLVWSRRNLAILVGTKGDRLGFERAMSLLDTNLDYDPKSLADMRAKAIILANRGESKERTLAIQLLEQVVRQQSEPSESDIFLLANLHISESEYLAKIKHQPADAALEWRKARRHMQGLLAANPNEARYVQTYVDALLRQGENHEAGLWFDQLKSISSSEITLLGLQVRVLIANKRFEDVVQVLEDKTQHLSKDGSQDVVATISLGQLLEVAGTRLEKLEKSEEATKLFNQSEKLYASVIDSEKSDPLVLAGFLARRQRFDEAIQAATKELSQATPEQIANFAVNISQQGKDFNNLEQFLNQGLSEHKNAAPILSVLADVHIGQGRYSEAEKDYRKMLADNPNNVVVLNNLAFLLALREQNPVDAKQFIEKAIDLAGPRAALLDTRGVVLSAIGEHLNAVADLQKAVAENPSANRLFHLAVALQRAGNKKAAADVLLKAKERGLTPEDFSPLEQDLLRKLESTL, translated from the coding sequence ATGAGAACGCTCAATATTCGTCTCCTGCTGATGCTTCTTGCTGGGGTTGTCGTATTCGGAGGCATCTTTCACGGGATTCATCTTTATCAAAGCTCTAAGCTGGGCGATGCCTTCTTGCGAGCTGCCGAGCGTGCGAAAGCAGAAGAAGACTATTCCGGCGCGATTCAGAACATTCAGAAGTACATCGTTCTCAAGCCCAACGACCCCGAAGCGCTTGCCGAGTTAGGGCTGTTGTTGTCAACCTATGGCAATGCGAAGCAAGCGTTTTTCACGTTAGAACGCGCACTACGCAGGGATGAAACGCGAACGGATGTCCGACGTGAGCTCGTTTCGGTGGCCGTCAAGGTAGGTCGTTATTCCGATGCGCAGACACATCTCAGCGATTATCTGCTGAAGGAGTCTCCCAAGGATGGAGAACTACTGCTTCTACTCGCACGTTGCCAGTTTGCCTCAGGAGAATATTCGAAGGCAGCGAATTCACTTGACTCAGCTATCGAAAACGCTCCCTCACTGCTTGAAGCTTATCATTTGCAGGTCCAGATTCTACGCGGTCCACTAGAGAGAAGATCTGCGGCACTCGACGTTTTAGATCAAATGGTGGAGGCGAATCCCGCTTCAATTGAGGCCTACGTCACACGTGGCGAATATCTATTGCAACACAAGAACGAACCAGAGGTATTAGCTGCCTACTCCGATGTCGGAAACGAGGAAGATGGGACGCTCGGCTATGAACCAGCCGTTATCTCGCAAGCAGCAAGCGATTCTCAAAAAGCATTAGAACTGGATTCCGAGAGCCTCGGGGCGAATCTATTGGCCGCCCGGTGTGCCCAGGCAGAAAAGAGATTCGAAGAGGCAAATGGCTATCTGACTAAGGCGATGCAGCTCTTCCCGAATTTTCCCATCACCTACACGATTCTCGCAGAATTAGAGATTCAGCAGGATGACACCGAGGGCGCGATTGAGTGGCTCAATAAGGGGATCAACGTTGTCGATGAAAAGTCGGATTTGCTCTGGAACTTGGCGAATATCCTTATTGATCAAGGAAAGATCGATCAGGCAAATGATGCCATCAATCAGCTTGCGAATACGGAACATCCCAAGTCTACGGTTAACTTTTTAAGGGCGCGCCTTGCCGTATCTAAGGGAGAGTGGCTGGCTGCGGTACGCCAATTGGAACCATTGCGTCCGGCGCTGACACAGTGGCCGGACTTGGCAAAGCAAGTCGAATTTCAATTGGGAACTTGTTATCGACAATTAGGTAAGACGGATCTCCAGCTAACCGCCTTTCGCCGTGCCGCGACCATCGATCCATTCTGGCTGCCCGCCCGTCTTGGTGTTGCTCAAGGTCTCTTAGCGTTAGGGCGTATCGACGAAGCATATCAAGAATTCGAGTATGCGGTCCGTTTGCCAGGTGCAACTACGCTGGTGTTGTTAGACTTGGCACGCTTGAATATTCTTCGCAACCTGCAACGCAATCCAGATCAGCGGAACTGGGAAGCAAGTGAGCAAATTCTCTCCAGTATCGAAAAAGGCACACCGAACTCAATCGCCGTGCCAATCCTTCGTGCCGAGATGCTCGTCGCGAAAGGGGAGACTCAGAATGCTGAGCAGGTCCTCATGGAAGCCAAGAATACGCATCCAGATGAAGCGGACCTTTGGATGACATTGGTTGCCCTGGCATTACGCCGAAATGAGCTTAGTAAGGCGGAATCCATTCTCGACGATGCAAAGCAGCAGCTGGGTGATGGTCCGGCCCTTCGACTGGCGGAAGGACGTCTTGCCGCGTTATCAAATAAAGAAACTGCTGGGGATAAGCTGAGGACGCTCGCCGATAATGTCAATGATTTTGATCCATCAGAAGTTTTGCTTTTGACCCGAGGGCTTGCCAATCTTGCACTAGCAATCAGTGATTTCGAATTGGCGGAAGAGTTATGCGTTGAACTGTCGAAATTGGATCCGAACAACTTGTCTATTCAGCTCTTACTTTTTGACTTAGCGCTTTTGGGAGATCGTAAATCGATCTTAGAAGAAGCACTTGGGTCGATTAAACGCATCGAAGGTGATGGACCTTTGTGGCGTTATGGAGAGGCCGTTCGACTTACCGTAGAGGGCCGAGGCGAGGATGGAGATGCGAGCGCGTTGGCTACTGCCGAAATACATCTCGCCGAGGCTAGAATTTCGCGGCCATCTTGGTCTCGAATTCCGCTGTTGATGGCGGAGATCGATGACATGCAAGACGATACGGATAACGCCGTGCGGCATTATCTTGAGGCGATCGAGCTTGGAGAGCGTAATCCCAAGGCAATCAGTCGACTCGTTAGTTTGCTATATAAGCAAAAACGTTACGTCGAAGCAGATCAGGTCATCCGAAGACTACAAGAACAGAAGAGCCCATTCTCTGGCGACATGGTCAGAATGGCTGCGGATATTTCGCTGAGGCTTGATGATTTTGATCGAGCAATCGAGATTGCTCAGGAAGCTGCTGAGAACTCTAGCGAATTCCGAGATCATTTGTGGCTCGCACAAGTGTTGGGCGTATTAGGTCGCGACGAGGAGTCTGAGGCGAAGTTTCGTTATGCGATTGAATTGGCGCCTGATACGCCCGACGTATGGATTGGTTACGTGGGATTTCTTGCCAGAAGTGGCCAAGAGGCAAAGGCTCAGCAGGTGATTGCAGAAGCGGAAAAGAGACTTCCACCCGATCAAGTTGCTTTAACTCTTGCATCCTGTTTTGAATCTCTAAAACAGCTTGAATCGGCAGAGCAGCAATATAAGGAAGCGATTGGGGAAGCCCCCAGCGATATTCAAGTCTTGCGGAGAATTGCAGGTTTTTATCTAAGCCAAGGCAACGCCGCCGCAGCACTTCCATACCTCGAAAAGATCATCGCTCAAAGTGATCAAGCAAATGATGAAGATCTGGTTTGGAGTCGTCGTAATTTGGCGATCTTAGTTGGAACGAAGGGCGATCGTTTAGGTTTCGAGCGTGCCATGTCGCTGCTTGATACGAACTTGGACTACGATCCGAAGTCACTTGCTGACATGCGTGCGAAAGCGATCATCCTTGCCAATCGTGGTGAAAGCAAGGAACGTACTCTTGCCATTCAATTACTGGAGCAAGTTGTCAGGCAGCAGTCAGAACCATCCGAAAGCGATATTTTCCTTTTAGCGAATCTTCACATCTCCGAATCGGAGTATCTAGCGAAGATCAAGCATCAGCCCGCCGATGCCGCGTTGGAATGGAGAAAGGCGAGGCGACATATGCAAGGTTTGCTCGCAGCGAACCCAAATGAAGCTCGCTACGTTCAGACCTATGTGGATGCATTGTTGAGGCAAGGCGAGAATCATGAAGCTGGATTATGGTTTGATCAACTCAAGTCCATTAGTTCAAGCGAAATCACTCTCCTGGGACTTCAAGTTCGTGTTCTTATCGCCAATAAACGATTTGAAGATGTCGTTCAGGTTCTCGAAGATAAAACGCAGCACCTGTCTAAGGACGGTTCTCAAGATGTCGTCGCGACCATATCTTTGGGGCAATTGTTAGAGGTCGCTGGAACAAGGCTCGAAAAGCTAGAGAAAAGTGAGGAGGCCACGAAACTTTTCAACCAGTCCGAAAAACTGTACGCCAGTGTTATTGACTCCGAGAAGAGTGACCCTCTCGTTCTCGCTGGTTTCCTGGCTCGCCGTCAAAGATTCGACGAAGCGATTCAGGCGGCAACGAAAGAGTTAAGTCAAGCGACGCCAGAACAAATCGCTAACTTTGCGGTGAACATTTCGCAGCAAGGTAAGGACTTTAATAATCTAGAGCAGTTCCTCAACCAAGGACTGTCCGAGCATAAGAATGCGGCACCAATCTTGTCCGTTCTCGCGGATGTTCATATCGGGCAGGGTCGGTATTCGGAGGCAGAAAAGGACTATCGCAAAATGCTTGCCGATAATCCCAACAATGTCGTTGTCTTGAATAATTTGGCATTTCTCTTGGCTCTTCGAGAGCAGAATCCAGTGGATGCTAAGCAATTCATTGAGAAGGCAATAGACTTAGCCGGACCTCGTGCTGCTTTGCTTGATACTCGCGGAGTTGTTCTTTCTGCTATCGGCGAACATCTGAATGCGGTCGCAGATTTGCAGAAGGCCGTGGCGGAAAACCCATCGGCTAATCGACTTTTCCATCTTGCCGTTGCGCTGCAGCGTGCTGGAAACAAAAAAGCAGCCGCGGATGTTTTGTTGAAAGCGAAAGAACGAGGCCTGACTCCCGAGGACTTCTCTCCTCTTGAGCAAGATCTGCTGAGAAAGCTCGAGTCAACCCTTTGA
- a CDS encoding polysaccharide biosynthesis/export family protein: MPRELDKVSLPTYTVAPPDILVINAINLVPKAPYQLMMGDVVAVSVSGTLPDAPIENAFPIGIGGTIDLGMPYGKVRVVNKTVEEVEAIVTEHLRMSLQNPQVTVSLLQTGAMQQITGEHLVGPDGTVNLGVYGTVRVVGCTVGEARYMIENHLSAFLEQPQVAVDVFAYNSKVYYIVTEGAGLGDGVYRFPVTGNETVLDAVSNINGLNQVASKRIWIARPAPLGGEVQILPVDWTGITAQAATTTNYQLMPGDRLFIAEDKIVAWDNHMAKLFAPLERIMGFTLLGTNTATRLSGRVLQGGGNPRSSSGF; this comes from the coding sequence ATGCCTCGTGAACTAGACAAGGTATCGCTTCCGACCTATACGGTAGCCCCGCCTGATATTCTCGTTATCAACGCGATCAACTTGGTGCCTAAAGCCCCCTATCAACTCATGATGGGCGATGTGGTCGCCGTTTCCGTATCAGGAACGCTGCCCGATGCACCGATCGAAAACGCCTTTCCAATTGGAATCGGTGGAACTATCGACTTAGGCATGCCATACGGCAAGGTCCGTGTCGTCAACAAGACTGTCGAAGAGGTCGAAGCAATTGTTACTGAGCATTTGCGAATGTCACTCCAAAATCCTCAGGTAACGGTTTCGCTTCTTCAAACGGGAGCGATGCAGCAAATTACTGGTGAGCATCTGGTTGGACCGGATGGCACAGTGAACTTAGGCGTCTATGGTACGGTTCGAGTTGTCGGATGTACTGTCGGAGAGGCTCGGTATATGATCGAGAACCATCTCTCAGCATTCCTGGAACAACCGCAAGTTGCTGTCGATGTCTTCGCGTACAACAGTAAGGTCTACTACATCGTTACTGAAGGAGCAGGACTCGGAGACGGCGTCTATCGTTTTCCAGTCACTGGTAACGAAACCGTGCTCGACGCTGTGTCCAACATTAATGGACTAAACCAAGTCGCGTCGAAACGTATCTGGATCGCCCGCCCGGCACCTCTTGGTGGAGAAGTTCAGATATTACCAGTCGATTGGACTGGAATAACGGCCCAGGCCGCTACCACCACAAATTACCAATTAATGCCTGGTGATCGACTGTTTATTGCCGAAGACAAAATTGTCGCCTGGGACAATCACATGGCCAAACTGTTCGCTCCTCTGGAACGAATTATGGGCTTCACTCTCCTGGGAACGAATACTGCTACTCGGCTTAGTGGCAGGGTGTTGCAAGGCGGTGGTAATCCTCGCTCAAGCTCTGGTTTCTAG
- a CDS encoding phosphodiester glycosidase family protein, whose amino-acid sequence MNKTPTDNDDHNRASPDPISQLSRLHANQKSSLTSRFWKVIRRSIGLAGLVVLALIIYFWVIQRTETPETAIFEGVTYTCERLPETDEGSGLVYIVRVDLTAPGIELYTTPTDPRLTGNADRQYKLKTANAALSENDLAIVINGTQFSSDSRSFTWSGKPWPIRLSGDHAKSNEIVVSDHEVNESLRNNFLAWFDDDLVPHLESEKRPTEEFLSSVKWGVGSQRILILQGEIQTGLSIEPDKRTAIGFDPDEKQLWLAVFENASINKVASYLHDLGATDAVTLDGGSSCAMTIGPEARNIRSGNITGDWIPVATHLGVRAKPLDTND is encoded by the coding sequence TTGAACAAAACACCCACCGACAACGATGACCACAACAGGGCATCGCCTGATCCAATTTCACAACTTTCTCGGCTACATGCGAATCAGAAAAGCTCGCTGACAAGCCGCTTCTGGAAAGTCATTCGCCGATCGATTGGTTTAGCAGGCTTAGTCGTCTTAGCATTGATCATTTACTTTTGGGTCATTCAACGCACCGAAACGCCCGAGACCGCGATTTTCGAGGGCGTTACCTATACTTGTGAGCGGCTACCAGAAACAGATGAGGGAAGCGGTTTAGTCTATATAGTTCGCGTTGACCTGACCGCGCCAGGAATTGAACTTTACACAACTCCGACTGATCCAAGGCTAACTGGTAATGCTGATCGGCAGTACAAATTGAAAACGGCAAACGCGGCCCTATCCGAAAATGACCTTGCGATCGTTATCAATGGCACCCAGTTCTCTTCGGACTCAAGATCTTTCACCTGGTCCGGCAAACCCTGGCCGATTCGTTTGTCAGGGGATCACGCTAAGTCAAACGAAATCGTCGTATCCGACCATGAAGTCAATGAGTCGCTCCGAAACAACTTCCTTGCCTGGTTTGACGATGATCTTGTTCCTCATCTAGAAAGCGAAAAACGACCGACTGAAGAATTCCTTTCATCAGTCAAATGGGGCGTTGGCTCCCAGCGGATTCTTATTCTCCAAGGAGAAATTCAAACTGGACTTTCAATCGAGCCAGATAAGCGAACCGCAATTGGATTTGATCCAGACGAGAAACAGTTGTGGCTAGCGGTATTCGAAAATGCTTCGATAAATAAGGTGGCAAGTTACTTGCATGACCTCGGCGCCACGGACGCAGTGACCCTCGACGGAGGTTCATCCTGTGCCATGACCATTGGGCCTGAAGCGAGAAACATTCGCTCGGGAAACATTACAGGAGATTGGATCCCAGTGGCAACTCATTTGGGGGTAAGAGCGAAGCCACTCGACACGAATGATTGA